From the genome of Fusarium fujikuroi IMI 58289 draft genome, chromosome FFUJ_chr06:
AAAATGTGTCCCTTGGGTCAAGTTAAGTTCTATAAACTAATTAGTCTTAGGAGAAATATCGACCCTTAAATACTTTTGACTTGTTAACATCCTTTCATGTCGCATGTTCTACAGTATAATTCCTTAAACCATTGTTTGCTGGCGTTCTGAATCATTGACAATCTGATCTACAATAGTGCCAAGCATACACACATATTAGCTGCCGGCCCCAACATACTCGTCGCAGTCGATGGTGGCATGTATCAGATCATGAGGCTTATTGCACAGGCAGGTACATTAACCCGACATAGTCTTTACATGTGGACCAGGCGACCAACGGTGTCCTGGGCgtcactctcttctcattctccacTCGTATCATTCAACAGGCTGACCATTGGACTAGCCGCCTGACTTTTTCACACATAATCTAGTAGGGGAATGAACATAATTACTTGATAATTTGCAGTCtcactcatcatcatcgccgccatCGCTCGCAAAGGATCCAGCCAGCAATATGAGAACACTCAATACAAAAGATTATAATGCACTGAGCTTGGCTCAGCCCACCAACTTCAATTCGATGCTCAAGTCTGGAACGATACTATGGGGCACTGGCTGTCGAATTCCTCACGAAGAGGCGGCTCGAATCGTTGCCTCGACGCCATATCATTTTTGCTTCCTTGATGCGGTTAGATTCCCTATTACCCAAAGACAAAATTCACGCCCATACGATAATGGAAAGGTATGAGTGACTGATGAGTGAATGCAGGAACATACGCCGCTAAATATTACTCTGCTTGTGAGCATGATTCGAACGATACAGTATCATTCACACGGCACCATGGTCCCGGTTGTGCGAATCCCAGTATGTTCACCAGAACTAGTCCCACATGCTTTGAACGCAGGCGCAGGAGGAGTGATCATGCCTCACGTACAAAATGCGAAGCAGGCTGAGGACTTGGTTCGACTGTCAAGATTTCCGCCAACGGGAGATCGAAGCTATCCTCCTGCTGCCTTGATCAACGAACATCAACATAAAACACCAGAAGGTCAAACGACGTATGATGTCTGGAATAACCATGCCGCTGTGATCTGTCAGATTGAGGACCTGGAAGGTTTGGAGAATATTGAGGAAATCTGCAGGGTTCCCGGCGGTATGTATCAATCTTGCGTAGACCCGAAACTTGTGCTGATATCCTTTTGCTTTAGTTGATGGACTATTTATTGGCACAGGTGATTTGCGACTATGTATGGGAATGGCTACAGGGAgtcttgatggcgatgagccTGCTTTCGTGTCGGCCCTTGAGAAGATACGAGACGCGGCCAAGGCCAACGGCCTGCCCATGATGGGATTCGGCATATCTCACTCTACAATGAAGAGCAGGATAGATATGGGATGGAATGCGTTTATTATTCATGGGGACATTACGGCGATATGTCAGTCTGCGATTCAGACGCTGGATTCATACAGTAGCGTCGCTCGTCGCATAGTTTCCAATGGCCATAAGAATGGTGAAAGTGGGAATGGAGAATATCGAAATGGTACGAAGAGGGAGTGGAAGGATGATTAGTAGAGAGCTGTATACATTCTTTGGCTCATCAATTAGAGCCATGTTCAAATGTCATTTTGTTATTGATGTGAATGCTTTAACCACTACGTCAAACCGTCTAATAATCCACTCAGATGAAACTGATTTGTCGCGTACCTAGCTCTGCATGATGTGGAATCGTATGGTAGCCATCCAATTCAGCAGATCAACTACGCCAAGGTGACCTTGAAGTTAAATACCAAGCATCCCTCAGCTCAATATTCTAGCAATACTCCTCACCACAATCGTATTCTTTCCATTATGACTAGTTCAAAGATCAACCTCCCTGACGACATCCTCTTTTCCAGGCTCTTGAAGCTGGTGCGCGAATATCAGGACCAGACTATTGTTGACGACCACAGTCACGGTACACAATTTGGTTATCGTCATGTCCTCGACGGCACCTCAAGACTGCTACAGAAGCTACAAACCCTTCATGGATATACCCCAGAACATTCGGGAGACTTTTTCATTGCTGTTCTGGCTCCAAATGGCTATGAGTTCATCATCGCCGTTCTTGCTGTGCTGGCATTTGGGGGAGTGGTTGTTCCTATGCGTGAGTTAGATAATACGACAATCAGACTTTAAAATAGCCAATTAACCAAACAACAGCTACAGGAGCCCTTCCCACTGAGGCAGCTTATATGCTCCAGCAATGCAACGCACAATACCTGCTCGTCGGCCCCGAGCAAATTGACCTCGGTGAAAGAATTCAAGCTGAACTCGAGATATCCACCTTGACCATTGAAGGCCAGGTTCAGATCGATGCACTACCACCGACAACAGCATATGCCCTCACTCCAACCATGGCGGTATCTGAGGACTATCCCAGCATCTTGTTCTTTACTTCAGGCACAACTGGACCCCCAAAGGGCGTACTTCATGCCCGCAAAACTATCAATAAGTATGCGCGAATGGCAGAAGCAGGACTCAATGATGACATTTGTCTCATACCCAGCGGAGCTTTTTGGTCCGTCTACTTTACAAAAGTCTTCCAAATGCTCCTCACAGGCGTTCGTATCGAAATTCAAAATTTCGGTCGACAGTATAACCTGATATGGGAGAGGTTCCGCGCCAAGACGGCCACCAAGATTGTTCTATCTCCAACCTTTTGGTATGGTATGATGCATTACTTTCAGCAGAACATCTCACAATTACCTGAGACCGAGGTTCAAGAGTACGTTGAAGGGGCTAGGCATCTTCGTGACGCTACTGCGACTGGAGCTATGCCTTCTAAGAGGCTGAAGGAGTTTTGGCGGGATGTCCGTGGTGAGAGGGCATTGAAGGTTCTGTATGGATCTACGGAGACTCAAGAGATCTCGGTCTGCGATGGAGAGGTGGAATTCACTGAGGTAAGACGCACTGTAGTTGGGAGACGTCCCACTGACGAGAGGCGTACAGAACGACCTCGGAACACCTCAACCTGGCGTCGAGGTCAAAGTAGATGGCTTCGAAGGAGAACTTCTTGTCAAGACGCCGTCTTTGTTTCTTGGGTATGTCCTTTCTGTGCACCGGGGGAGAAACAATCACTCACGTCCAGCCAGTTACCTGAACAGACCGGAAGATTCAGCGGAGCGTTTCGACTCCGAAGGGTTTTTCAAGACGGGAGATCTCGTTATCCGTCGCGATAAGAAGCTCATCTTCCAAGGAAGGGCTAACATGGACCGTCAGTATCTGTCTTATCATTTCACTCTTGAATATCGACCATGATCTAACTTTCATCTTGTTCAATGCAGTATTCAAGTTCTACACCTACAAGGTTCCCCGCATGCAAGTCGAAGCATTTCTCACAGCTCTTCCATACATCCTGGAGGGATACGTCCTCCCAGTTGCAGATCCACACTGCGACACCCGTGTTGCCTCCCTTGTCCGACTCCGTGAAGGTGCCGGAAAGGTCAACTTGGAGAGAATCAGAAGCGACTTGGAGAATGAACTCCCGGCCTATCAGCTTCCGACAGTGCTTCGTGTGCTGAAAcatcatgaagaagttcCACGGACTTGGTCTGGCAAACTTGCGATGAAGAAAGTGGTACAAAAGTTCTTTCCGCAGGATAGCAATGATCGTCTTTATGATGAGGCGACTGAAGTCTTGGATGTTAGTGAGTTCATGCGGGCCAAAACCTCCAAGTTATGGGATTTGTCAGGAATGCGGCAGTAGACTCTTTGGTGGGCCTGAACTTGATGATAGAGTTGTATACATCACGAGTCCGTGCAAATACGACCTCTTCTCAATAATTTGTAAGTAAACAATATTTAGTGCTTCTATTTAATCCCTTCTCCTATGTGGCATGAGGAAGCTGCGTAAGTTCATCAATCGACTCCTTGATAATTCGAAGCGACCacttgatctcttcttccttgatcACAAGAGGGGGGGAAATGCGGATGATGCCTGTGCGGCTGGATTTGAGCTAGCCAGAAGTCAGTAAACAGGTATATATTCAGCAGCTAAGACTTACCAG
Proteins encoded in this window:
- a CDS encoding related to 2,4-dihydroxyhept-2-ene-1,7-dioic acid aldolase, encoding MVPVVRIPVCSPELVPHALNAGAGGVIMPHVQNAKQAEDLVRLSRFPPTGDRSYPPAALINEHQHKTPEGQTTYDVWNNHAAVICQIEDLEGLENIEEICRVPGVDGLFIGTGDLRLCMGMATGSLDGDEPAFVSALEKIRDAAKANGLPMMGFGISHSTMKSRIDMGWNAFIIHGDITAICQSAIQTLDSYSSVARRIVSNGHKNGESGNGEYRNGTKREWKDD
- a CDS encoding related to AMP-dependent synthetase and ligase — its product is MTSSKINLPDDILFSRLLKLVREYQDQTIVDDHSHGTQFGYRHVLDGTSRLLQKLQTLHGYTPEHSGDFFIAVLAPNGYEFIIAVLAVLAFGGVVVPMPTGALPTEAAYMLQQCNAQYLLVGPEQIDLGERIQAELEISTLTIEGQVQIDALPPTTAYALTPTMAVSEDYPSILFFTSGTTGPPKGVLHARKTINKYARMAEAGLNDDICLIPSGAFWSVYFTKVFQMLLTGVRIEIQNFGRQYNLIWERFRAKTATKIVLSPTFWYGMMHYFQQNISQLPETEVQEYVEGARHLRDATATGAMPSKRLKEFWRDVRGERALKVLYGSTETQEISVCDGEVEFTENDLGTPQPGVEVKVDGFEGELLVKTPSLFLGYLNRPEDSAERFDSEGFFKTGDLVIRRDKKLIFQGRANMDLFKFYTYKVPRMQVEAFLTALPYILEGYVLPVADPHCDTRVASLVRLREGAGKVNLERIRSDLENELPAYQLPTVLRVLKHHEEVPRTWSGKLAMKKVVQKFFPQDSNDRLYDEATEVLDVSEFMRAKTSKLWDLSGMRQ